One stretch of Cohnella algarum DNA includes these proteins:
- a CDS encoding histidine triad nucleotide-binding protein, with protein sequence MDCLFCKIVEGTIPSAKVYEDEHVLAFRDIQPQAPVHTLIIPKKHIPTMNDAAPEDMELLGRILLAAQKVARDAGLADDGYRLINNCGRDAGQVVYHLHFHVLGGEKLGPLNVKEQPDR encoded by the coding sequence ATGGATTGCCTTTTTTGTAAAATCGTCGAAGGCACGATTCCTTCCGCCAAAGTGTACGAGGACGAGCACGTGCTCGCCTTTCGGGACATTCAGCCTCAAGCGCCCGTTCATACGCTGATCATTCCCAAAAAGCACATCCCGACGATGAACGACGCTGCGCCGGAAGACATGGAGCTGCTCGGCCGGATCTTGCTCGCCGCCCAGAAAGTCGCTCGCGACGCCGGGCTGGCGGACGACGGGTATCGCTTGATCAACAATTGCGGCCGCGACGCCGGACAAGTCGTCTATCATCTTCATTTTCATGTGCTGGGCGGGGAGAAACTCGGTCCGCTTAACGTGAAGGAGCAGCCGGACCGCTGA
- the rpsU gene encoding 30S ribosomal protein S21, giving the protein MSETKVRKNETLDAALRRFKRSIAKDGVLAELKKRKHYEKPSVKRKKKSEAARKRKF; this is encoded by the coding sequence GTGTCCGAAACTAAAGTACGTAAAAATGAAACACTCGACGCTGCACTCCGCCGTTTCAAGCGTTCCATCGCAAAAGACGGCGTTCTCGCGGAACTGAAAAAACGCAAGCACTACGAGAAACCGAGCGTCAAGCGGAAGAAGAAATCCGAAGCCGCCCGTAAACGCAAGTTCTAG
- a CDS encoding GatB/YqeY domain-containing protein, with amino-acid sequence MSLAERLNEDMKQAMKSQDKFRLSTIRMVRASIKNQEIELGRPLEDNEVLEILGREVKQRKDSLQEFLKAGRDDLSTNLTAEIDIISQYLPEQLNEEEIKAIVTQTIQETGASSKADLGKLMGALMPKVKGRADGKQVNQIVQQFLQ; translated from the coding sequence ATGAGTCTCGCGGAACGTTTGAACGAAGACATGAAGCAGGCGATGAAGAGCCAGGACAAGTTCCGGCTTTCTACAATTCGAATGGTTCGTGCGTCGATCAAGAATCAGGAGATCGAATTGGGTCGCCCGCTTGAAGATAACGAAGTGCTCGAAATTTTGGGCCGCGAAGTCAAGCAGCGCAAAGATTCCCTCCAGGAATTTCTCAAAGCGGGCCGGGACGATTTGTCCACGAACTTGACTGCAGAAATTGATATTATTTCCCAATACCTTCCCGAGCAACTAAACGAAGAAGAAATTAAGGCTATCGTTACGCAGACCATACAAGAGACCGGTGCTTCTTCCAAGGCGGACTTAGGGAAACTGATGGGCGCTTTGATGCCCAAGGTAAAGGGACGTGCGGACGGCAAACAGGTCAACCAAATCGTTCAGCAGTTTCTGCAATGA
- a CDS encoding NfeD family protein: MARSKTMNDLQGARSGGKRWALSLLMAVVAVLGFALPFAAANGADSGESSGPGSGSVYVIPVKNTVESGLASFLDRALTEAEEAEASLVVLKIDTPGGELLSAEEIGIRIRDAKIPTLAYVEGNAASAGAYIALSADRIVMAPGSAIGAAMLVNASGQAVESPKEVSFWSSKMRSAAETNGRNGEIAIGMVNPDLTVEMEEIGRTKEKGEIISLSAEEALKVGFADAVAGSVDEAISWSGLNNWSTVEINPTAAERLASWLTGISTLLLIIGIAGIVIEMIVPGFGVPGIAGIVAFGLYFFGQYIAGFAGMESIVFFILGIVLLVLEMFVPSFGLLGLLGAAGVIAGIVIGAYDTGDALTSLGIAAGVALVVIAIFVYIFRKRGIWNRFILKESLTTEQGFVPNGNRTAWIGKEGVTLSPLRPAGAAEVDGQRIDVVSLGQFIEAGRRIRVTAADGTRIVVTEIE; the protein is encoded by the coding sequence TTGGCTCGCTCGAAAACGATGAACGATTTACAGGGTGCGCGAAGCGGCGGGAAGAGGTGGGCTTTGTCGCTGCTGATGGCGGTCGTTGCCGTCCTGGGATTCGCTTTGCCGTTCGCCGCGGCGAACGGCGCGGACAGCGGAGAGTCTTCCGGCCCGGGCTCCGGGAGCGTTTATGTCATTCCGGTCAAAAACACGGTGGAAAGCGGCCTGGCTTCGTTTCTCGATCGGGCTTTGACCGAAGCGGAGGAAGCGGAAGCGTCGCTCGTCGTGTTGAAAATCGATACGCCCGGAGGCGAATTGCTCAGCGCCGAGGAAATCGGCATCCGGATACGCGATGCGAAAATCCCGACGCTGGCTTACGTCGAAGGGAATGCGGCGTCGGCCGGGGCGTACATCGCTTTGTCCGCGGACCGGATCGTAATGGCCCCCGGATCGGCGATCGGCGCGGCCATGCTGGTAAACGCGAGCGGGCAAGCGGTGGAAAGCCCGAAAGAAGTTTCGTTTTGGAGCAGCAAGATGCGATCGGCCGCCGAAACGAACGGACGGAACGGGGAAATCGCCATCGGGATGGTCAACCCGGATCTGACCGTCGAAATGGAAGAAATCGGCCGCACGAAGGAGAAAGGAGAAATCATCTCCTTGTCGGCGGAGGAAGCCCTTAAAGTCGGTTTCGCGGACGCGGTAGCCGGATCCGTGGACGAAGCCATATCGTGGTCCGGGTTGAACAATTGGTCGACGGTCGAGATCAATCCGACCGCCGCCGAGCGTCTGGCCAGCTGGCTGACCGGCATTTCGACGCTGCTTCTCATCATCGGCATCGCGGGAATCGTCATCGAAATGATCGTGCCCGGCTTCGGAGTGCCGGGAATCGCCGGCATCGTGGCGTTCGGCCTTTATTTCTTCGGCCAATATATCGCGGGCTTCGCGGGAATGGAATCGATCGTGTTCTTTATTCTCGGCATCGTGCTGCTCGTTCTGGAGATGTTCGTGCCGAGCTTCGGTTTGCTGGGGCTGCTCGGCGCGGCCGGCGTCATCGCCGGCATCGTCATCGGCGCCTACGACACCGGCGACGCGTTGACTTCGCTGGGCATCGCGGCGGGGGTGGCGCTGGTCGTCATCGCGATTTTCGTTTACATTTTCCGCAAGCGCGGGATATGGAACCGGTTCATTTTGAAAGAGAGCCTGACGACGGAACAAGGATTCGTGCCGAACGGAAACCGGACGGCGTGGATCGGAAAAGAAGGCGTTACGCTATCGCCGCTCCGGCCGGCGGGAGCCGCCGAGGTGGACGGACAGCGAATCGATGTGGTAAGCTTGGGCCAATTCATCGAGGCCGGACGCCGCATTCGGGTGACGGCGGCGGACGGAACGCGAATCGTCGTAACCGAAATCGAATAA
- the floA gene encoding flotillin-like protein FloA (flotillin-like protein involved in membrane lipid rafts), with translation MELDIQLLVIIAVVVIALVVFFSFFPFMLWISALASGVRISIITLVAMRLRRVVPSRIVNPLIKATKAGLGLSINQLESHFLAGGNVDRVVNALIAAQRANIPLEFERAAAIDLAGRDVLQAVQMSVNPRVIETPFVSAVAKDGIEVRVKARVTVRANIDRLVGGAGEETIIARVGEGIVSTNGSSASHKEVLENPDLISKTVLSKGLDAGTAFEILSIDIADVDIGKNIGAHLQTEQAEADKRIAQAKAEERRAMAVAQEQEMTARVVEMKAKVVEAESEVPLAMAEALRSGKLGVMDYMNLKNIEADTHMRDSIGKFDDSRNDGNEGR, from the coding sequence ATGGAACTCGATATTCAACTGTTGGTGATCATCGCGGTCGTCGTTATCGCCCTGGTCGTGTTTTTCAGCTTTTTCCCGTTCATGCTCTGGATTTCGGCGCTCGCGTCCGGCGTTCGGATCAGCATCATTACGCTTGTCGCGATGCGCCTGCGCCGGGTCGTTCCGAGCCGGATCGTCAATCCGCTCATCAAGGCGACGAAGGCCGGCCTCGGCTTGTCGATCAACCAGCTCGAAAGCCACTTTCTGGCCGGCGGCAACGTCGACCGGGTCGTCAACGCGCTGATCGCGGCGCAGCGGGCGAACATCCCGCTCGAATTCGAGCGCGCCGCCGCGATCGATTTGGCCGGACGCGACGTGCTGCAAGCCGTGCAAATGAGCGTCAACCCGCGGGTGATCGAAACGCCGTTCGTTTCGGCGGTTGCCAAGGACGGCATCGAAGTCAGGGTTAAAGCCCGCGTGACGGTTCGCGCCAACATCGATCGGCTCGTCGGGGGCGCCGGCGAGGAAACGATCATCGCGCGCGTCGGGGAAGGCATCGTCAGCACGAACGGTTCTTCCGCTTCCCACAAAGAAGTGCTCGAAAATCCGGACCTGATTTCCAAAACCGTGCTCAGCAAAGGGCTTGATGCCGGCACCGCATTCGAGATCCTGTCGATCGACATCGCGGACGTCGATATCGGGAAAAACATCGGCGCCCATCTGCAAACCGAACAAGCGGAAGCCGACAAGCGCATCGCGCAGGCGAAGGCCGAGGAACGCCGCGCGATGGCCGTCGCCCAGGAGCAGGAGATGACTGCGCGCGTCGTCGAGATGAAGGCGAAAGTCGTCGAAGCCGAATCCGAGGTGCCGCTCGCCATGGCGGAGGCGCTGCGCAGCGGCAAGCTCGGCGTGATGGATTACATGAATTTGAAAAACATCGAAGCCGATACGCACATGCGAGATTCGATCGGCAAATTCGACGACTCCCGAAACGACGGAAATGAAGGGCGCTGA
- a CDS encoding heparinase II/III domain-containing protein, which translates to MIPAFHRMRAAILAVKERPGDLAGGPLSQADRQALRQAPHLAGLLAEIREEAGRAKTEPIPALPFARFGKFHAEGTRKEFETPYFERRGRLLALTLKLLLDEDSACVEPLEELIWEICGEYSWAVPAHLAYERDETGGCPLPSPFMVDLFAAETAHALAETLYLIGDRLHPWIRERIRQETEKRIFRPVFESESYFFWFSMTNNWSAVCGGAVGMAALLLIDDKERLAAMQDRVATAMESFLTGYGEDGCCPEGLGYWNYGFGYFVYWAEMLYAYTGGAVDVLNGEKIRRIAEFPGAVVLTAPTCVNYSDCSPVYVSHTGLASRLSARLGIAAPEMKDVPSFHSDHCYRWPHQVRNLLWTRPGCMGREGGVGTFYFPSTEWLVDKRRTSRGLFAFSAKGGHNGEPHNHNDLGHFLVHAAGETLLVDLGPGVYTRDYFGPGRYRYLHNASSGHSVPVIGGCEQEAGEAFRAVVVRRETEGEPGEEEEKTIFELDLTQAYGAEAKLEAFRRTFVWECREAERTASLTLTDSFLFANGAEETDRRVTEHFISYAEPAVSDGTIVWKGERGIVAMQFEPALLRPEIEVLETRRHDASPVRVYRTALRGERLPLSFACRFTMVCCALT; encoded by the coding sequence ATGATTCCGGCTTTTCATCGGATGCGCGCCGCGATTCTGGCGGTAAAGGAGCGGCCGGGGGATCTGGCCGGCGGTCCGCTTTCGCAGGCCGATCGCCAGGCGCTGCGGCAAGCGCCTCATCTGGCCGGTTTGTTGGCCGAAATTCGCGAGGAAGCGGGGCGGGCGAAAACGGAGCCCATTCCGGCATTGCCGTTTGCCCGATTCGGCAAGTTCCACGCGGAGGGTACGCGCAAGGAGTTCGAAACGCCCTATTTCGAGCGGAGGGGGCGGCTGCTGGCGCTGACGCTTAAGCTGCTGCTTGACGAGGACTCCGCCTGCGTCGAGCCGCTTGAAGAGCTGATCTGGGAAATTTGCGGCGAGTACAGCTGGGCGGTGCCGGCGCATTTGGCCTACGAACGGGACGAGACGGGCGGTTGTCCGCTGCCGTCGCCGTTCATGGTCGATCTGTTCGCCGCCGAGACGGCGCACGCGCTGGCCGAGACGCTGTATCTGATCGGTGACCGGCTCCATCCCTGGATTCGCGAACGGATCCGGCAGGAAACGGAAAAGCGGATTTTTCGTCCGGTATTCGAAAGCGAAAGCTACTTTTTCTGGTTTTCCATGACCAACAACTGGTCGGCCGTCTGCGGCGGGGCGGTCGGCATGGCGGCGCTGCTGCTGATCGACGACAAGGAACGGCTGGCCGCGATGCAGGATCGGGTCGCGACCGCGATGGAAAGCTTTCTCACCGGCTACGGGGAGGACGGCTGCTGTCCGGAGGGGCTCGGCTATTGGAATTACGGCTTCGGCTATTTCGTCTATTGGGCGGAAATGCTGTACGCCTACACCGGCGGTGCCGTCGATGTCCTGAACGGCGAAAAAATCCGGCGAATCGCCGAATTTCCCGGCGCTGTCGTTCTAACGGCCCCGACCTGCGTCAACTATTCGGATTGCAGTCCGGTTTACGTCTCCCACACGGGATTGGCCAGCAGGCTCAGCGCCCGTCTCGGCATCGCCGCCCCGGAAATGAAGGACGTGCCGTCCTTTCATTCGGATCATTGTTACCGTTGGCCGCACCAGGTCCGCAACCTGCTGTGGACGCGTCCCGGCTGCATGGGCCGGGAGGGCGGCGTCGGAACCTTTTATTTTCCCAGCACGGAATGGCTGGTCGACAAACGGCGGACCTCGCGCGGACTTTTCGCTTTTTCCGCCAAGGGCGGGCATAACGGAGAACCCCACAATCATAACGACCTTGGGCATTTTCTGGTCCATGCGGCGGGAGAAACGCTGCTGGTCGATCTCGGCCCCGGCGTCTATACGCGGGATTATTTCGGCCCCGGCCGGTATCGTTATTTGCACAACGCTTCGTCCGGACACTCCGTGCCGGTCATAGGCGGCTGCGAGCAGGAGGCGGGGGAAGCGTTTCGCGCCGTTGTCGTCCGCAGGGAAACGGAAGGAGAGCCCGGAGAAGAGGAGGAAAAGACGATATTCGAGCTGGATTTGACCCAAGCTTACGGCGCGGAAGCAAAGCTCGAAGCGTTTCGCCGAACGTTCGTCTGGGAATGCCGGGAAGCGGAGCGTACGGCCAGCCTGACGCTGACGGATTCGTTTTTGTTTGCGAACGGGGCGGAGGAAACGGATCGCCGCGTGACGGAACATTTCATCAGTTACGCGGAACCCGCCGTTTCCGACGGAACGATCGTCTGGAAGGGCGAACGGGGAATCGTCGCCATGCAGTTCGAGCCGGCCTTGCTGCGGCCCGAGATCGAAGTTCTGGAGACGCGCCGGCATGATGCGAGCCCGGTCCGCGTGTACCGGACGGCGTTGCGCGGAGAAAGGCTGCCGCTATCGTTCGCATGCCGATTTACGATGGTTTGCTGCGCGCTGACGTAA
- the yqfC gene encoding sporulation protein YqfC → MPRVGRKLRRWTARILDLPQDVVLDLPRVTMIGGLQLTVENHRGVLHFSPGSLRLAMERGELEITGNDLVIRAIGTEEVFVEGTITGILLRSGTGSGSNPSG, encoded by the coding sequence ATGCCACGAGTCGGGCGCAAGCTGCGCAGATGGACCGCTCGCATCCTGGACCTGCCTCAGGATGTCGTTCTCGACTTGCCGAGAGTGACGATGATCGGCGGGCTGCAGCTTACGGTGGAAAATCATCGCGGCGTCCTCCATTTCTCACCTGGTTCGCTTCGTTTGGCCATGGAGCGGGGGGAGCTGGAGATCACCGGAAACGACCTGGTCATTCGGGCCATCGGGACCGAGGAAGTATTCGTGGAAGGGACGATTACCGGCATTCTGCTGCGGTCCGGGACGGGCTCCGGTTCGAATCCTTCGGGTTAA
- the yqfD gene encoding sporulation protein YqfD yields the protein MKGSWIHNLRGNVKIELAGGDAERFLNEATASGLQLWDIAYTKDGRLACRVAVPDFFRLKPLLKSSGCRTRIVQRRGVPFQMARLSRRKTFAVGMAGFVAALFVLSALVWDVQVEGNGTIAEETVLEAARQEGLHPLQWSFRLKDSSELAKRLASRLPDAAWVGVDKVGTKVSITIVESAKPEKKEPESPRDLVASADAVITKIVAENGRPKVKANERVRKGDVLISGILGEGERTKAVVSKGEVRGLVWHEYKIVSPLERQAKTLTGEYRDRSYIVIGNRALQISGYGLPSFDSSVTVGELRRVEIGNWALPLGKLTEREKETGLVAEKLTPEQAKEAGLAQAREQALAAAGRGAVIKAEKLLHEHTDNGKVVLNVLFEIEQSIALERPIIQTPN from the coding sequence ATGAAGGGAAGCTGGATCCATAACTTGCGGGGGAACGTCAAAATCGAGCTGGCCGGCGGCGACGCCGAGCGGTTTCTTAACGAGGCGACGGCATCCGGGCTGCAGCTGTGGGATATCGCGTATACGAAAGACGGGAGGCTGGCTTGTCGGGTCGCCGTTCCCGATTTTTTTCGCTTGAAGCCGCTTTTGAAAAGCAGCGGATGCCGCACGCGGATCGTTCAGCGGCGCGGCGTGCCGTTTCAAATGGCAAGGCTGTCGCGGCGCAAAACGTTTGCCGTCGGCATGGCGGGCTTCGTCGCCGCCCTGTTCGTTTTGTCCGCCCTCGTGTGGGACGTGCAGGTGGAAGGAAACGGAACGATCGCGGAGGAGACGGTGCTCGAAGCTGCGCGCCAGGAAGGGCTGCATCCTTTACAGTGGTCGTTTCGGCTCAAAGACTCCTCCGAGCTTGCCAAGCGCCTGGCGAGCCGGCTGCCGGATGCGGCCTGGGTCGGCGTGGACAAGGTCGGGACCAAGGTGTCGATCACGATCGTCGAATCCGCCAAGCCGGAGAAAAAAGAGCCCGAAAGTCCGCGCGATCTCGTCGCCTCTGCCGATGCGGTCATCACGAAAATCGTCGCCGAAAACGGGCGCCCGAAGGTGAAGGCGAACGAGCGCGTGCGCAAAGGGGACGTGCTCATTTCCGGCATTCTCGGCGAAGGCGAACGGACGAAGGCGGTCGTGTCGAAAGGCGAAGTACGCGGCCTCGTGTGGCACGAATATAAAATCGTTTCCCCGCTGGAACGCCAAGCGAAGACGCTGACCGGCGAGTACCGCGACCGCTCGTACATCGTCATCGGCAATCGGGCGCTGCAAATTTCCGGTTACGGCCTGCCTTCTTTCGACAGTTCCGTGACGGTCGGGGAGCTGAGACGGGTGGAGATCGGAAACTGGGCGCTGCCGTTGGGCAAACTGACGGAGAGGGAAAAGGAAACGGGTCTCGTCGCGGAAAAGCTGACGCCGGAACAGGCGAAGGAAGCGGGACTCGCGCAGGCAAGGGAGCAAGCGCTTGCCGCAGCCGGCCGGGGAGCGGTCATCAAGGCGGAAAAACTTTTGCATGAACATACGGACAATGGTAAAGTGGTGTTGAATGTACTTTTTGAAATCGAACAATCGATCGCGCTCGAACGTCCAATCATTCAAACGCCGAACTGA